CGCCTGTCAGGGTGCCAGCTTCTCGGGCGGGATCAACCCGTACGAGCAGGGCGTGTCCGCGCTGCCCTGCCCGTGGCTGGACACCATCTCGTACATCTGGCGGGACACCCCGGCGCCGTACGGGCCGTTGTTCGTGCTGCTCGCCGGCGCGGTGGTCAAGGCCACCGGGTCGCTGTGGGGCGCTGTCGCGCTGTTCCGGGTGCTCGCCCTGGCCGGGGTGGCGCTGACCGCCTGGGCGCTGCCGGCGCTGGCCCGCCGCTGCGGGGTGCCGCCGCAGCGGGCGCTCTGGCTGGCGCTGGCCAGCCCGCTGGTGCCGGTGCACCTGGCCTCCGGGGCGCACAACGACGCGATGATGGTCGGCCTGCTCGTCGCCGGGCTGGCCGTGGTGGCGTCCCGACCGGGCCGGCCGGGTCCGCTGCTCGCCGGTGGGCTGCTGCTCGGCCTGGCCGCCGGCATCAAGGTCACCGCGCTTGTGGTGGTGCCGTTCGCGGCGCTGGCCGCGGTCGTCGGGCCGTACCGGATCCGGGCGCTGATCCGCGACGGCGGGTGGGTGGTCGGCGGCGCGTTGGCCGCGCTTGCCGCCGTCACCCTGGCCGCCGGTCTGGGCCTCGGCTTCATCAGCGGGCTGGAGCAGGGCGGGCTGGTGGTGGCCTGGACCTCGCCGCCGACTGCGGTCGGGCAGACCGTCGGCTATCTGCTGGCGCCGTTCGGGGTGCACGTCGACGCGCTGCCGGCGACCCGGGCGATCGGCATGGTGGTGCTTGTCGTGCTGCTGGTCTGGCTCTGGTTCCGGGC
The genomic region above belongs to Micromonospora sp. WMMD1128 and contains:
- the mptB gene encoding polyprenol phosphomannose-dependent alpha 1,6 mannosyltransferase MptB, with the protein product MSHHLSRWTGLAGSVLLAVAAYLGGALPDGELRPTPVSIWQGPDGPLIIALWLVGTALLAWAWWSLRDRIPSSRWVLVTVAIWLLPMLVAPPLGSRDVYAYACQGASFSGGINPYEQGVSALPCPWLDTISYIWRDTPAPYGPLFVLLAGAVVKATGSLWGAVALFRVLALAGVALTAWALPALARRCGVPPQRALWLALASPLVPVHLASGAHNDAMMVGLLVAGLAVVASRPGRPGPLLAGGLLLGLAAGIKVTALVVVPFAALAAVVGPYRIRALIRDGGWVVGGALAALAAVTLAAGLGLGFISGLEQGGLVVAWTSPPTAVGQTVGYLLAPFGVHVDALPATRAIGMVVLVVLLVWLWFRAWRRGEPFWHAALALVATVALAPLFHPWYWLWPLAVLAATARRTGWFSIVTLVSAFLVLADGTGLPRFTKMPGAPLMTLFVIVLVVRLVRSARKVREPVGAD